DNA from Brevibacterium sp. 'Marine':
TGGCGTGCGGGACGGCGATCCAGATGGCGAAGCCGATTCCGACGACTCCGCCGATCAGCTTGCCGACGATGATCGCAGCGACCATGTTCGGCTGAAAGTTCGCGGAGAAGGCCAGGTGGTCGCCGAACGTGAAGGCGGCGCATACAGCGAACGCGATGGCGACGACCTTGTCGCGAGCGGGCATGAGGGGAATGATCCGGAACAGTGCCAGCACATTCGCCGCTCCGGCCAAAATGCCCGCCGCACCTTCTTCGCTGAAACCGAGTCGATTGCCGACGGCGGTCAATGGCTTCGTCAGCCAAGTGCGGATGGCGTAGACCATTGGGAAGGCCCCGGCGAGCATGATGCCCACGGCGCCTGCAACTTCCAGGGCACGATACTGGTCTTGCTGATCGGCAATGATGGGCGCGAGCGGCCACTGCCCGAATACGTCGAAGACTCCGGTGAAGTACTGGACCACCGAAGCGGCGAGGGCCAGGCGGATGATGATGTCGAGGACTCTGCCGAACGTGATGAATGCCCGAACCATGAAATCGGTGACGAAACGAAGGCCGAGTGCCAGCAGTCCGACGAAGATGATGATTGGAATCATGTTGAGCAGGATGTCGGTCATAGGCATGTCGAAAGGCTTTGTCGAAGCCGCCGAGGTTGAGATCTCGGTACGAAGAGGCACCTGGGTGTATTGGAGTACGAGGACGATGATGAGAATCGAGACCGGCACTGCGAGGAGTCCGGCCATGATTCCGAGAGCCATGTACTTGTGGTCGCGCTTGCCGAGCATTGCCAGACCGACCGGTATGACGAAGATGATTGTCGATCCTGTGATGAAACTGACGACGAACGCGAAGATCCATCCTGCATGGCTACCGGCGGTCTCGGCCGCCAGATGGTAAGGACCCAGGTCGGGGGCGATGACCAGACCAGCCGCGATTGACGGATCAGAATGCATCCATGCGTAGAGCGGGCCGACAACCGTGGTGATGATGGTGCTGAGGATCGGGATCAATGCCATGATCCCTGCCACGGGTAGGAAGATCGGTCCGATGGAATGGATGCCTTCTTTGAACTCTCTCCCGAAGCCCCTGTCGTCATCGAATATCGATGCGATGGCTCCGATGATCAGGAAGATCATCATGATCGCGATGACTGCCTGGCCGATAATCTCCATTGATTTCTCCTCGGTCACGCGTGCTTTCGCACGCAGATACACAACTGATACATCAGTCAGGCGATTACGTTATCCGCAAAATGTGATCAAATCAACACCGGGGAAAGACGTCTCGTCTGGAGGCCGTGGAAGACTCGCGCCTTTGAGTCAGGGCGCGTTGTGTGTTCGGCGCCTGACGACTAGGTGACTGCGGGCATGTGAGTCGAGGGCTTGAGGCGGAAGCTCAGTTCCAGATGGAGTCTGGCCCAGTGTGGGGCGGGGGCGGCGCCCAGTGCGCGGTGAGGGTCAGCGCAAGGTGGAGCGGACGGTCTTGTCGAACTCGCGGACGTGCTCGGCGGCGCGGCCGGCGACGGCCTCCTCGTTGCCGTCGAGGATCGCCTCGAGCAGATCGATGTGCTCGCGGATATGGGTGACGAGATCCGGGATCCCCGGGATGACCAGACACCAGATGCGGGTGGCCAGATCGTCGAGGCGGATGAGGGTCTCCGACAGGTGCGGGTTGTCCACAGAGCTGTAGATGAGGCGATGGACGTCGAGGTCGCGCTCCATGAGAGTGCGCTGCTCGTCGGTCGCCTCGAGTGCCCTGAGGTCGGCGATGGCGGCCGTGAAGTCCATGCGCCGCTCCGGGGTGAGGTTGCGTGCCGCGCGCCTGGCGGCGATCGGTTCGAGAGCCTCGCGCATCTCCGAGATCGTCGACAGATCGGTGAGGTCGACATTCGTGGCGAAGGTCCCGCGTCGCGGATACGACACGACGAGGTGATCGCGCTCGAGGCGTTTGAGGGCCTCTCGGATGGGGGTTCGCCCGACGTCGAGCTCGGAGCTCAGGGCCGCCTCGTTGATCGGATCGCCGGGAGCGATGTCGAGCATGATGAGCCGGTGCCGCAGGATCTCATAGGCGTGATTCGCCAAGGACGTCGTCGGTGACGTCGCATCGGCGGATGTGCTCATGAGAAGACTCCTCAAACTCTTTGCGGACAACGTATTGCGTCGGCTGGATTTCTCTGCCTACACTACAGGAACGCATCTGATATATTAGTTGCTGATCAGCCGGGGTCGGCTGATCAGCACCGATCGAAGGAGATCCATGACAGAGCAGCTCGCGGCCCCTGCCGTCGATGACACCGCCACGCCCGATGCCTCGGCGGGCGCTTCCGCCGAGACCTTCCACAGCCGTGAACCCGTCGAACTGAGCACTTCGATCGCCGAACTCGATCCCTCCATCGCCGGCTTCATCGACGCCGAACTGGCCCGGCAGCGCGAGGGCCTGGAGATGATCGCCTCGGAGAACCACACCGCCGCGGCAGTCATGGAAGCTCAAGGATCGGTGCTCACGAACAAGTACGCCGAGGGCTACCCGGGCCGCCGCTACTACGGTGGCTGCGAACACGTCGATGAGATCGAACGCATCGCCATCGACCGCGTCAAGGCCCTCTTCGGCGCCGCATACGCCAACGTCCAGCCGCACTCCGGTGCTCAGGCCAACGCCTCGGTCATGCACGCCCTCATCCGTCCCGGCGACACCGTCCTCGGCCTCAACCTCGCCCACGGCGGCCACCTCACCCACGGAATGAAGATCAACTTCTCCGGCCGCCTCTACTCGATCGTCCCCTACGGCCTCGACGACACCGGACGCGTCGACATGGCCGAAGTCGAACGCCTCGCCCAGGAACACCAGCCGAAGCTCATCGTCGCCGGCTGGTCGGCCTACACCAGGCAGCTCGACTTCGCCGAGTTCCGCCGCATCGCCGACTCCGTCGGTGCCTACCTCATGGTCGACATGGCCCACTTCGCCGGACTCGTCGCCGCGGGCCTCCACCCCTCACCGGTCCCGCACGCCCACGTCGTGTCCTCGACGACGCACAAGACACTCGGCGGCCCCCGAGGCGGCATCATCCTCACCAATGACGCGGACATCGCAAAGAAGATCAACTCCGCCGTCTTCCCCGGTCAGCAGGGCGGACCCCTCGAACACGTGATCGCCGGCAAGGCCGTGGCCTTCGGCCTGGCCGCCACCGACACCTTCGTCGACAAGCAGAAGCGGACCCTGGCCGGGGCTTCTGAACTCGCCCGCCGCCTGACCGAAAGCGATGTCGCCGAGCGCGGGATCTCCGTCCTCACCGGCGGCACCGACGTCCACCTCGTCCTCGTCGATCTGCGCAACTCGACCCTCGACGGAGCCCAGGCCGAAGATCTGCTCGCCCAGATCGGCATCACCGTCAACCGCAACGCCGTGCCCGATGACCCCCGACCGCCGATGGTCACCTCCGGACTGCGGATCGGCACCCCGGCGCTGGCCAGCCGCGGCTTCGGTTCCGCAGCCTTCGTCGAGGTCGCCGACATCATCGCGCAAGTGCTCAAGGCCGGCACCGACGAGAACGGCGCGAGCCCGGAGATCATCGCCGAACTGAGCGCACGCGTCACCCGACTCGCGAACGACCACCCCCTGTACCCCACCCTCACCGAGATCGGAGCACGCTGATGGCTGACCAGCTTCCCGAACACCCCGACTTCCTGTGGCGCAATCCGGAGCCGAAGAAGTCCTACGAAGCCGTCATCGTCGGCGGCGGCGGACACGGCCTCGCCACCGCCTACTACCTGGCGAAGAACCACGGAATGACGAACATCGCCATTCTCGAACGCGGCTGGCTCGCCGGGGGCAACATGGCCCGCAACACGACGATCATCCGCTCGAACTATCTGTGGGACGAATCCGCCGCGATCTACGAGAAGTCCCTCAAGCTCTGGGAGCAGCTGCCCGAAGAGCTCGACTACGACTTCCTCTTCTCCCAGCGCGGCGTGCTCAACCTCGCCCACACCCTCCAGGACGTGCGCGAATCCCAGCGACGGGTGAATGCGAACACGCTCAACGGCGTCGACGCCGAATGGCTCGACCCCAAGCAGGTCAAGGAAGTCTGCCCGATCATCAACATCGGCGACGACCTCCGCTACCCCGTGATGGGCGGCACCTATCAGCCGCGCGCCGGCATCGCCAAGCACGATCACGTCGCCTGGGCCTTCGCCCGCAAGGCCGACGAAATGGGTGTCGACATCATCCAGAACTGCGAGGTCACCGGCATCGAACGCATCGGCGATCAGGTCGTCGGCGTGCAGACGAACCGCGGACCGATCGCCACCGAGAAAGTTGCGTTGGCCGTGGCCGGGGACTCCTCGGTGCTCGCCGACATGGCCGGGATCCGCCTGCCGATCCAGACCCATCCGCTGCAGGCACTGGTCTCCGAACTCTTCGAGCCCGTGCACCCGACCGTGGTCATGTCCAACCACGTCCACGTCTACGTCTCCCAGGCGCACAAGGGCGAACTCGTCATGGGCGCCGGCGTCGACTCCTACAACGGATACGGTCAACGAGGCGGCTTCCACGTCATCGAGGAACAGCTGGCCGCCGCGGTCGAGCTCTTCCCGATCTTCGCCCGCGCCCATGTGCTGCGCACCTGGGGCGGCAACGTCGACGTCACCCTCGACGCCTCACCGATCGTGTCGAAGACCGAGGTCGACGGACTCTACGCCAACTGCGGCTGGGGCACCGGCGGCTTCAAGGGAACACCGGCGGCCGGCTTCACCTACGCCCACACCATCGCGAACGACGAACCCCACCCGCTCAACGCCCCATTCGCCCTCGACCGCTTCGAAACCGGCCACCTCATCGACGAACACGGCGCCGCAGCCGTGGCCCACTGAGCGGAAGGAAAGAGACACCGACATGCTGCTCATCCACTGCCCGAACTGCGGGCCACGCGACGAAACCGAATTCCACTACGGCGGACAGGCCCACGTTGCCTACCCCGAAGACCCGTACGCCCTGACCGACAGGGAATGGGCCGAGTACCTCTTCTACCGTGAGAACAGCCGCGGTGCCTTCGCCGAGATGTGGAGCCACAGCGCCGGCTGCCGGAAGTGGTTCAACGCCGTCCGCGACACGGCCACCTACGACTTCACCGCGATCTACCCGATCGGCTCGCCCCGTCCCGACACACAAGGAGAGGTTCGATGACGAACACCACCCGTCTGCCCGGTGCCACCGGCATCGACACCACCCGCCCGATCGACTTCACCGTCGACGGACAGGCCTACTCGGGCTTCGCCGGTGACACGATCGCCAGCGCGCTGATCGCCGCCGGCCGCATCGACTGCGGCAACTCGACCTACCTCGGACGCGCCCGCGGCATCCTCGGCGCCGGCGTCGAGGAGTCCAATGCGCTCGTGCGCGTGCACTCCCGGTTCTCCGGAGACGTCTCCGAGTCGATGCTGCCCGCCACCCGCGTCGCCATCGCCGAAGGGCTCGAGGCCGACTACCTCGCCGGGCTCGGCATCCTCGACCCCGGCCAGGACGAACTGACCTACGAGCACAAGCATGTGCACACCGACATCCTCATCGTCGGCGCCGGCCCCGCCGGACTCGCCGCCGCACGCGAGGCCGGCAAGTCCGGTGCCCGCACCCTGCTCCTCGACGACCAGTCGCTGCCCGGCGGCTCGCTGCTGGCGGCGGGACCGGCCACGGCCGAGACCATCGACGGCGTCGACGCCCTGGAGTGGGTCGAGTCCACCGTCGCCGGATTCGCCGAGCACGAAGAACTCACCTATGTCCCGAACACCACGGTCTTCGGCAGCTACGACTCGAACTACTTCGTCGCCCTCGAAGACCGCACCGACGCGGTTGCCGCCGCCGGCGGTCACGGAGTGCGCCAGAAGGTCTGGCACATCCGCGCCGGTCAGGTCGTGCTCGCCACCGGCGCCCACGACCGTCCGATCGTCTTCGCCGACAACGACCGCCCCGGCATCATGCTCGCCTCGGCCGTGCGCACCTACCTCGGCCGCTACGGGGTCGCCGCAGGGCAGAACGTGGCCGTGGCGACGACGAACGACTCCGCCTATGATCTCGTCACCGACCTCCACGCAGCAGGCATCACCGTCCCTGCGGTCATCGACTCCCGCCCGACCGCCTCGGCGGTGGCCGAATCCGTCACCGCAGCCACGGGCACACGGCTGATCCTCGGCTCAGCGGTCACCGGCACCGCCGGTGAAGGTCCTGCCGGACGAATCAGCGCGATCACTGTCGCCGAACTCGATGACGACGCCGTCGCTGCGAGCCAGGGCGAGGAGATCGCCGTCGACCTGCTCGCGGTCTCCGGCGGACATTCGCCGGTCATCCACCTGCACGGTCAGCGCAAGGGCGCAATCCACTGGAACGTCGACATCGCGGCCTTCGTGCCGACGACGCCCGTGCGTGACCAGTTCACCGTCGGCGCCGTCACCGGGGACTATTCCCTCGAGGCGGCACTGCGGCAGGGCGCCGAGGCAGGCAGCCAGGCGGCCAACCGCACCGGTTTCCCGGCTGCCCTCGCCGTCCCCGCCGCCTCGCCGATGGCGTATGCCCCGGCACGTCCGCTGTGGCTGGTCACCTCCGCGCAGGACGATCACACGAACCTGAGCACGCACTTCATCGACTTCCAGCGCGACCAGACCGTCGCCGATGTGCAGCGGGCGATGGGCGCAGGTATGCGTTCGGTCGAGCACATCAAGCGCTACACCTCGATCTCGACGGCGAACGATCAGGGCAAGACCTCCGCGGTCAACGCGATCGGCGCGATCGCCTCGGTGCTGGGGGAGGCCGACGACCTCGGTCAGGTCGGGCACACGACCTTCCGCGCCCCCTTCGCCCCGGTGCCCTTCGCGGCACTGGCCGGACGGCGCAAGGGCGAACTCTTCGATCCCGCCCGCGTCACCTCGATCCACCCCTGGCACGTCGCCCACGGCGCCGAGTTCGAAGACGTCGGTCAGTGGAAGCGGCCCTGGTACTACCCGAAGCCGGGTGAGGACATGGAGGCGGCGGTGCTGCGCGAGGGCAAGGCCGTGCGCGAATCCGTCGGCTTCCAGGATGCCTCAACGCTCGGCAAGATCGAGATCCGCGGGGCCGACGCCGGAGAGTTCCTCGGCCAGATCTACACGAACGGCTTCAAGAAGCTCAAGGTCGGCAAGGGCCGGTACGGGCTGATGTGCAAGCCCGACGGCATGATCTTCGACGACGGGGTGACCCTGCGCGTGGCCGAGGACCGCTACTACATGACGACGACCACCGGCGGAGCGGCGACCGTCCTCGAATGGCTCGAGGAATGGCATCAGACCGAATGGCCGGACCTCGACGTCGTCTTCACCTCGGTGACCGAACAGTGGTCGACCGTCGCCGTGGCCGGCCCCCGGTCGCGCGACGTCATCGCGAAGGTCGCCCCGAACCTCGACGTCTCCAACGACGCCTTCGAGTTCATGGGCTTCCGCGAGACCACGCTGGCGAACGGCATCCCGGCCCGGATCTGCCGGATCTCGTTCTCCGGTGAGCTCGCCTTCGAGATCAACGTCGACACGTTCTACGGACTCGCCGTCTGGGAGGCCGTCGCCGAGGCGGGAGCCGAGTTCGACATCACCCCCTACGGCACCGAGGTCATGCACGTGCTGCGTGCGGAGAAGGGCTTCATCATCGTCGGTCAGGACACCGACGGCACCGTGACGCCTGCCGACGCGGGCATGGAGTGGATCGTGTCGAAGGTCAAGGACTTCATCGGCAAACGCTCCTACTCCAGAGTCGACACGGCCCGTGAGGACCGCAAGCACCTCGTCGGAGTCCTGCCCGTCGACGGCACGACCCGCCTGGCCGAAGGCGCCCAGCTCATCACCTCGGGCACCCCGGTCACACCGGAGGCCGGTCCGGTGCCGATGATCGGGCACGTCACCTCGTCCTATATCTCGCCGAGCCTCGACCGTCCGTTCGGTCTGGCGATGGTCGAGAACGGCCGCAACCGTGAAGGTGAGATCGTTCAGTCCCCGCTGGGAGACACCTTGATCGATGTCGAGATCACCTCGCCCGTCTTCTACGATCCGGAAGGAAACCGCCGCGATGGCTGACACCACCTACACCACTTCACCTGCGAAGTCGACCGCGGGTCTCGACGATCTGCGTGTCTCCCCGGCCGCCCACCTCAGCCGTGAGATGGCCGCGGCCAGCCAGGCCGGCGGCACGGCAGTGGCCCTGCGCGAACTGCCGTTCTCCGTGCAGCTCGGGCTGCGCGCCGAACCGGACTCCGCCTCGTGGAAGTCCCTCGAGAACACCTTCGGTCTGCCCCTGCCGCGCCGCGTCGGCGAGGTCACCGGGGACCAGGCAGGTCTGCACGTCCTGTGGCTGAGCCCCGACGAGTTCCTCGCCGTCGACGTCTCCCGCCAGCAGCAGCCGGGAGAGACCCTCGTCGCCGAGGCGGGACTCGCAGGACTGCCCGGGCAGGCCCTCGACCTCTCGGCCAACCGCACCATCCTGCAGCTGAGCGGGTCCAAGGCTCGCGAGGTGCTCGAGAAGAGCTGCCGCGCCGACCTCCACCCGCGGGCCTTCGGCGTCGGCACGGCGATCGTGACCTCGCTCGGCCCGGTGCCGGTCATCCTCCATCACTCCTCGGTGCTCGAATACCGTGTCTACCCGCGAGCGAGCTTCGCAGACTTCACGGTCCGCTGGCTGCTCGACGGAATGGCCGAATTCCTCGATGAGGATGCGGCGGCGACCGGTGCGGACGGCTCGTCGGCGGGTTCTGAAGGGGGCGCCGGCTGATGGCACTCGGGGTCCTCGATCTGTTCTCGATCGGCATCGGGCCCTCCTCCTCGCACACGGTGGGGCCGATGCGTGCAGCGGTGCGCTTCGTCGACGAACTCGCCGCAGAGGGTCTGCTCGATCGCGTCGACGCGATCCGGGTCGGCCTCTTCGGGTCGCTGGGGGCGACGGGAATCGGGCACGGCTCGGACTCCGCCGTGCTCGCCGGACTGAGCGGGAAGGAACCGGAGACGCTCGACCCGGATTCCGTGGGCCCGCTGGTCGCCAGGGTCCGCGAGGAAGGGACGCTCAACCTCGGCGGGCGAAGGGATGTCCCCTTCGATGTTCGATCGGACCTCACGCTGCACCTGCGGGAATCCCTGCCCGGCCATCCCAACGGGATGCGCATCAGCGCCGAGGCGGCCGGTGAGCTCATCGAGCGCGAGTACTACTCGGTGGGCGGGGGATTCGTCGTCACCGCCGAGGAGCTCGCCGCGGAGAAGGACGCCGCCGAGGCGATCGACGCGGCCGCGAGCGGTCCCGGATCCGGCGAGGACAGTGCGCGGGGATCAGGTCGGGACGGTGACGTCATCGAATTCTCCACCGCCGATGAACTGCTCGCACGGTGCCGGGCGCACGGGCTGTCCATCGCCGATCTCATGGCGGTCAACGAACGAGCCCGCCAGACTGATGAGACCCTGCGGGCCCGGCTGCTCGAGATCTGGGCGGTGATGCGCGAATGCGTGCACAACGGCTGCACCCGCACCGAGACGACGCTGCCCGGCGGACTCAAGGTGCGCCGCCGCGCCCCGGAACTGAAGGCAAAGCTCGAAGCCGCGGACTATCGGGCATCGGGCTCCCTCGACGCCCTCGAATGGGTCAACCTCTACGCGCTGGCCGTCAACGAGGAGAACGCCTCGGGCGGGCGGATCGTCACCGCCCCGACGAACGGGGCCGCGGGCATCATCCCCGCGGTGCTGCACTATATGGACCGGTTCGTCACCGGCGACAGCGACGGCGAGGGCGATGCGAGCGTGTCGGACGATGCCGTCGTGCAATTCCTGCTCACTGCCGGGGCCATCGGAATCCTGTTCAAGCGCAATGCCTCGATCTCCGGCGCCGAGGTGGGCTGCCAGGGGGAGGTCGGATCGGCCTGCGCGATGGCTGCCGCAGGACTGTGCGCCGTGCTCGGCGGAACACCGGAGCAGGTGGAGAACGCCGCCGAGATCGGGCTCGAGCACAACCTCGGGCTCACCTGCGATCCGGTCGGCGGCCTTGTGCAGGTGCCGTGCATCGAACGCAATGCCATCGCCTCGGTGAAGGCGATCAATGCGGCCCGGCTGGCCATGCACGGCGACGGCTCCCACCGGGTGAGTCTCGACCAGGCGATCGAGACCATGCGGCAGACTGGAGCCGATATGAAATCGAAGTACAAGGAGACATCGCGCGGCGGACTCGCCGTCAATGTCATCGAATGCTGAGCGGCACGATTCCCGGTTTTCGGGCCGCCTGCAGATTTTGCACCACCCCAGACTCGGCACTACTGAACAGAAAGATTCAGACATGCAGGACTACATCTTCACCCTCGAATGCGCAGAGCGCCCCGGCATCCTCCACTCGGTGACCGGCGCCCTGCTCACCCACGGAGGGGATATCAAGGAACTCAAACAGTTCGACGACCAGTCGACGCAGCAGCTGTTCCTGCGCATCGACTTCAGCATCTCCGCCGAGCCCGGCAACGGGATCGAAGCACTGCGCAGCGACTTCGAGGCGCTCGGCGAGGAGTTCGGGGCGACCTGGCAGCTGTGGCCGCAGGGTCAGAAGCGGCGGGTGCTCATCATGGTCTCGAAGTTCGAACACTGCCTCAACGATCTGCTCTTCCGGGCCCGGGTCGGCGAGCTGCCGATCGAGATCGCCGCGGTCGTGTCGAACCACCCCGACCATCGGGAGCTCGTCGAATGGCACCACATCCCCTTCTTCCGGATCCCGGTGACGAAGGAGACGAAGCCCGAGGCCGAGGCGAAGCTGCTCGAACTCGTCGACCGCTTCGAGGTCGACCTCGTGGTGCTCGCCCGTTATATGCAGATCCTCTCCGACGACCTCGCCCGCGAACTCACCGGACGCGCCATCAACATCCACCACTCATTCCTGCCGTCGTTCAAGGGTGCCAAGCCCTACCATCAGGCATGGGAGCGCGGGGTCAAGACCGTCGGGGCGACCGCGCACTTCGTCAACTCCGAACTCGACGAGGGCCCGATCATCGCCCAGCAGCTCGTCGAGGTCGACCATGCCTTCACCCCCGAGGACCTCGTCGCCGCCGGCCGCGATGCCGAGTGCAAGGCGCTGTCCAACGCCGTGAAGTGGCACTGCGACGGCCGTGTGTTCCTCTCGGGCAAGAGGACCATCGTCCTGCGCTGAGCCTTCTTCCTCACCGACCGCTCAGGTTGCCGTCGCTGTACCGCGTTATGCGGCGAGCGGTCGACGGCAACCTGAGCGGTCGGCGTATTGAGGCAGTGTCACCGGGCGTGATTGATCTGCACGTGCTTGGTTCGGGAGAAGTCGTTGAGCGCGTAGATCGACAGGTCGCGCCCGTAGCCCGAGCCCTTGAACCCGCCCCACGGGACTTCGGCGGCCAGCGCCAGATGCGAGTTCACCCACACAGTGCCGAAGTCGAGGCGGCGCGGCACATCGAGGCTGCGCGCGGCATCCCGCGTCCACACCGAGGCGGCCAGGCCGTAGGGGACTTCGTTGGCTCGCGTGATCGCCTCGTCCTCGGACTCGAAGGTCTCGATCGTCACGACCGGTCCGAAGATCTCCTCCTGTGAGGCTTCCGAGCCGGCCGCCACATCGGCGAGCACGGTCGGAGCGACGAAGAACCCCGGGCCCTCGATCGGCCCACCGCCGACGACGGGCCGGGCACCATCGGCAATCGCACGGTCGAGGAAGCCGGTCACCCGCTCGAAGTGCGCCTGCGAGACCAGCGGCCCGAGCTCGACCTCGGCACCTCCCCGGGGATCGCCGACGACATACGTCGAGACCTCCTCGGCGAGGAGTCGCGTGAACTCCTCGGCGACCGAGGACTCGACGAGCACCCGCGTGCCGGCACCGCACTCCTGCCCCGAATTCCAGAACCCTGCGGTGCGTACACCTTCGGCCGCGGCTGCCAGGTCCGCATCGGCGAAGACGACGACCGGGGCCTTGCCGCCGAGCTCGAGATGCACCCGCTTGAGGCTCTCGCCGGCGCTCGTGGCCACGGCCTTCCCGCTGCCGACGCTGCCGGTCAGCGCCACGAGGTCGATATCGGGGTGACTCGACAGACGCGCTCCGACGCTGGGTCCGAGACCGAGGACGATATTGAGAACACCGGCGGGCAGGAGATCGGCGATGAGCTCGAGGAGCTTGAGCGCCGTCAGCGGAGTCTGCTCGGAGGGTTTGAGCACCATTGTGTTCCCGGCGGCGAGCACCGGACCGATCTTCCATGCGGCCATGAGCAGCGGATAGTTCCAGGGCACGACGACCCCGACGACACCGACCGGTTCGCGCAGGATGATCGAGGTGTGGTCCTCGACGTAGTCGCCC
Protein-coding regions in this window:
- a CDS encoding L-serine ammonia-lyase gives rise to the protein MALGVLDLFSIGIGPSSSHTVGPMRAAVRFVDELAAEGLLDRVDAIRVGLFGSLGATGIGHGSDSAVLAGLSGKEPETLDPDSVGPLVARVREEGTLNLGGRRDVPFDVRSDLTLHLRESLPGHPNGMRISAEAAGELIEREYYSVGGGFVVTAEELAAEKDAAEAIDAAASGPGSGEDSARGSGRDGDVIEFSTADELLARCRAHGLSIADLMAVNERARQTDETLRARLLEIWAVMRECVHNGCTRTETTLPGGLKVRRRAPELKAKLEAADYRASGSLDALEWVNLYALAVNEENASGGRIVTAPTNGAAGIIPAVLHYMDRFVTGDSDGEGDASVSDDAVVQFLLTAGAIGILFKRNASISGAEVGCQGEVGSACAMAAAGLCAVLGGTPEQVENAAEIGLEHNLGLTCDPVGGLVQVPCIERNAIASVKAINAARLAMHGDGSHRVSLDQAIETMRQTGADMKSKYKETSRGGLAVNVIEC
- the purU gene encoding formyltetrahydrofolate deformylase, encoding MQDYIFTLECAERPGILHSVTGALLTHGGDIKELKQFDDQSTQQLFLRIDFSISAEPGNGIEALRSDFEALGEEFGATWQLWPQGQKRRVLIMVSKFEHCLNDLLFRARVGELPIEIAAVVSNHPDHRELVEWHHIPFFRIPVTKETKPEAEAKLLELVDRFEVDLVVLARYMQILSDDLARELTGRAINIHHSFLPSFKGAKPYHQAWERGVKTVGATAHFVNSELDEGPIIAQQLVEVDHAFTPEDLVAAGRDAECKALSNAVKWHCDGRVFLSGKRTIVLR
- a CDS encoding aldehyde dehydrogenase family protein encodes the protein MPIPSTESIVRSTTQAPLVAESELPPLTHFIDGAFTEAGAESATTALVNPADETIIAEVAEGSAADVDSAVAAARRALEGWKALTPKSRADVLLAIADRIEDNADVLIRLESLNAGKPHAVSDDDVSMAADTFRFAAGASRAFTELGSGDYVEDHTSIILREPVGVVGVVVPWNYPLLMAAWKIGPVLAAGNTMVLKPSEQTPLTALKLLELIADLLPAGVLNIVLGLGPSVGARLSSHPDIDLVALTGSVGSGKAVATSAGESLKRVHLELGGKAPVVVFADADLAAAAEGVRTAGFWNSGQECGAGTRVLVESSVAEEFTRLLAEEVSTYVVGDPRGGAEVELGPLVSQAHFERVTGFLDRAIADGARPVVGGGPIEGPGFFVAPTVLADVAAGSEASQEEIFGPVVTIETFESEDEAITRANEVPYGLAASVWTRDAARSLDVPRRLDFGTVWVNSHLALAAEVPWGGFKGSGYGRDLSIYALNDFSRTKHVQINHAR